The window CGATGCGCTCGCCCTTGGAGCGCACCACGAACGAGCCGAAGGACGACAGCTTCACCGTCTCGCCGCGCGCGATGGCGGCCGAGATCTCCTGGAGCACCATCTCGACCAGTTCGGCGGATTCGCTGCGCGACAGCCCGAGCTGCTGGTAGACGGCCTCGGACAGGTCCGCCCGCGTGATGGTTCTGCCGTCCGTCGTGCCCGGGACTCTGGCCATGAGCGCTCTCGATGATCTGTCGACGGCCGCGAGGCGGTGGAGCCGGCTGGCGAAGCTTAACCCTTGTCGCGCAGGCGCGGAAGCCGCGACGGCCACGCGCCCGGCCGTGGCACCTCTCCCGTTCGGCGCGGTCACCAGCGCAGGAGCGCGGCCCCCCAGGTGAAGCCGCCGCCCACGGCCTCCAGCATCACGAGGTGGCCCGGGCGGATGCGGCCGTCGCGGGTCGCCTCGTGGAGCGCCAGGGGCACCGAAGCCGCGGACGTGTTGGCGTGGAGCTGCACCGTGGTGACCACCTTGGAGGGGTGGATGCCGAGCTTCGCCGCGGACGCGTCGATGATGCGGCGGTTGGCCTGGTGCGGCACGAACCAGTCGAGGTCGTCGGGGCCGACGCCGGCCGCCTCGAAGGCGTCCACCACGACGTCCGTCACCTGCCCCACGGCGTGGCGGAACACGTCCTTGCCCTGCATGCGCACGTGGCCGGTGGTGCCCGTCGTGGAGGGGCCGCCGTCGACGAAGAGCTTGTCGCGCCCCCGCCCGTCGGAGCGCAGGTGGGTGGTGACGATGCCGCCGTCGCGCAGCGCGTCCCCGCCCCGCTCCGCTTCGAGCACCACCGCGCCGGCGCCGTCGCCGAACAGCACGCAGGTGGTGCGGTCCGACCAGTCGAGCAGGCGCGAGAAGGTTTCGGCGCCGATCACCAGGGCGCAGCGGTGCGAGCCCGAGCGCAGGAACTTGTCGGCGGTCGCCAGCGCGAAGACGAAGCCCGAGCACACGGCCGCGAGGTCGAAGGCGACGCCGCCGGTGATGCCCAGCGCGGCCTGCACCTGCGTGGCGGTGGCCGGAAACGTGTAGTCCGGCGTCGCGGTCGCGACGATGACGAGGTCGACGTCCCGCGCGTCGCGCCCCGCGCGCGCCAGCGCGGCGCGGGCCGCGTGCGTGGCGAGCTGCGAGGTCGTCTCGCCCTCGGCGGCGAAGAAGCGCCGCGTGATGCCGGTGCGCTGGACGATCCACTCGTCGGTCGTGTCGACCGTCGCCGCCAGCTCGGCGTTGGTGACGCAGCGCTCGGGCAGATAGGCGCCGACGCCCCTCACCACAGACCGCCAGCCGCTCGATTCCACCACGGGGCCTCTTCGATTCCTGACAGGGCCGGAGCCGCTCGACGCGCCGTCCGGCGCCGGGCCGGCGACCCGCGGCCGCCGGAGCCGCGGGGCCCTCCTATGCGCCCAATCGGCGCCAGCGGCAATCGTCCAACGTTTGCGGGTTCACGGCGCCGGGACGGGGGCCGCGCCGGCCGCGGGGCTCGGCGCCCCGTCCGCCCCGGCGCCCGCCGACTGCGCGTCCTGCGACAGCGCGAGCTGGCCGCGGATACGGGCCAGGAGGTCGTGGCTCACCATCTCGTGGCCGACCCCGATGGCGCGGGCGTAGCCCACGGCGTCCGTGCCGCCGTGGCTCTTGATCACGACGCCGTTGAGGCCGAGGAACACGCCGCCGTTGACGCTCCGCGGGTCCATCTTCTCGCGCAGCGCCGCGAAG is drawn from Lichenibacterium dinghuense and contains these coding sequences:
- a CDS encoding integration host factor subunit alpha; its protein translation is MARVPGTTDGRTITRADLSEAVYQQLGLSRSESAELVEMVLQEISAAIARGETVKLSSFGSFVVRSKGERIGRNPKTGIEVPITPRRVMVFKPSNVLKSRINGTPLAQDD
- a CDS encoding beta-ketoacyl-ACP synthase III: MVESSGWRSVVRGVGAYLPERCVTNAELAATVDTTDEWIVQRTGITRRFFAAEGETTSQLATHAARAALARAGRDARDVDLVIVATATPDYTFPATATQVQAALGITGGVAFDLAAVCSGFVFALATADKFLRSGSHRCALVIGAETFSRLLDWSDRTTCVLFGDGAGAVVLEAERGGDALRDGGIVTTHLRSDGRGRDKLFVDGGPSTTGTTGHVRMQGKDVFRHAVGQVTDVVVDAFEAAGVGPDDLDWFVPHQANRRIIDASAAKLGIHPSKVVTTVQLHANTSAASVPLALHEATRDGRIRPGHLVMLEAVGGGFTWGAALLRW